The window ACAGACGATGTCTTCTGGGTGCCGCATACGCTTTAACGGACGGGCGAGGCGATAAATCTCTTTCATGTCCACTTCCATGATGTCGTAGGCGGGAAAGTGCTCTTTTAAAAAACAATAACTCGCATAGGCAATCGCATGATCCCCTAAATTATCATGCCCTGGCAGCAGCGTGAGAATGATTTTCTTCTGATGACTCAGCTCTGGCAGGCTTTGGCGGCTCAGTCGATACTCAAGCGGATATTTAACCTTTAAAAGCAGCCACTCTGCGGCGTGCGCCTTCAATTGCTGCAATGTCAATCTCATCACCCCTATTTCCTTGTTTGATATTCGATCCATTTTTGATAGCTTGAAGCGGCGGCAGAAAGCGGATAAACCAGCCGGCACTTAGCAAGGAATAAAATCATTCGCTTTCGAGCGGTGAGCTTCGATGGTTCCACTTGTTTGACGGCATGCAGAAAGGCCTCGTGTGTCACCATTTCCCGCATGTGATCAAGCTTTTCCCGAATAGAGAGGGCATTTTGGCTCTTCCATTCGTTGAGCATACAATGAAGAGTATGATTGACAATAAAAAAATCAAGTGCCTTCTCATACAGAGAGATGTCATCATATTCTTTCAAAAACAAGCGCTGCGCATGATAAAAGGTCAGTCCATGATGAAAATACTGCTTCTGATATCGCTGCACAATAGATGACAGATGAACCCTGTAGTAATAAAGAGGTTCATGAACAAAGGCGATGCTGCGTGATAAAGAAAAACAGCGCAGCGTCACATATTGATCTTCTATGTTCTCAAGTTCCCCCCGCAGCGGAAATCGAATGTGATGTTCTTCGATAAAGGCACGCCGATACAGCTTATTCCATGAAAACCCCGTGATGTCTCCGTGCAATAACGCTTCAATTAAACTCGTCTTTTCGGCTGATCGCTCGGCTAACAGCGTCGTTGGTATGGTTCGCTTTGACTGTTCAAATTGAATCCAGTACTCACTGACAACAAGATCTGCGCCGGTCATTTCAGCTTTTTCATACAAGGCTTCACAGTAATGAGGCGCGAGAATATCATCTGAATCAATAAAGGCGATATACGTCCCTTTTGCTTCTTCGATGCCCCGGTTCCTCACAGCGCCTAACCCTTGATTGGTTTGATGAATGACCCGAAAGCGCTGATCTTGCGCAGCAAACGCTTCAAGACATTCTCCGCTGTGATCCGTCGATCCATCATTCACGAGAATCACTTCTATATCTGAAAAACTTTGATCTGCAATTGATTGAAGGCATTGCTCCACATATTGACTCGTATTGTAGACTGCGACCAATAGACTGATAGCTGGCATTACAACATGCCCCACCTTTCTCCAAATCTACTTTGTAAATATCGTCCTGTACGGTAAAACAGATGAATCGAACGGCATCAGCATGATGCTGTACAGAATATAGCAAACAGCAATCCCTACATAGATAAAGACATTAGACCGCTGATCAAAAATACGTGTGAAATATGGCAGTAAAATAAGCTGATACAAGCCAAAATAGATATGAAATCTTGCATAAATGACATCCTTTGTAGCAAGGATGCCAAACAAGAAACCGAGCAAACAAAAATTCACAATGTAATCACTCTCAGGCGTCAGCTCACGAAGTCGTTTTCGATAAAGGAAAGCAAGTAAAAGCGGCAAAACCAACACACCAATTTTTGTCACATTCATTCCATTCGTATTCGTTGTGAGCCATTCCTCGTAATGCCCATATGAACTGCCTTGCAGCATCACGACAAACACGGAAACAAAGCGGTCATAAAGAGCAGTTAACCCTAAGAAAATCATGCATAAGACCAGCATCATCCAAGACCATGCTTTTGTTCTCACGATAAAATACACAGGAATCATGATGAGAGCCGATGAATGAAACAATGAACATACGAGGACAAGCGGAAAATACAATTTCCACTGACCATTGATCACAAGACGGATAGCATAAAAAAGAACCGCAGCCACCATATACTGACGCATGCCATTAAACGAAGCGTAATAATGAAAAGTGCCGAGAAAAAGCAGCATACTCAGCTCAAAGGGACGGCCATATTGAATGAGCGTCTTGATGATAAAAAAATAGGTGATCGCCCCAACCGAGATATACATGATTTGCGGATCACGGGACAGTTGATTGAGCATCCATAAAATAAACGTAAATCCTGGGTCAGTGGCCGCCTTGTCCACACCAAATCCGAATATATGCCAAGGCTTTTCATAATTGACGGAGAACTCATACATCTGTCCATATGTGACAAAATCGGTTCCTACTTTGTACCGAATACCAGCGACAATACAAAGAAACAAAAACGGAAATAACACCAGAATCTTGTTAGGCCGCCATCCGCTTTGAATGGTATCATCACGCCTGCCGTAAAATGCGGCAAAGCTCGACCATAAATAGACCAAAATCATGTTCACCAAATAAACCGCCATCTGCCATTCCTTCCTTACAGTCCATATCCATTCATCACACGTGTGATGTTCTGTTTGACATCAAATCCTCTTTGTTCAAGCTGGGACGTAATGGTCTCTTGAAGAGGAGGCTCTGCATGATATGCTTCAAGCACCGCCTTCATCCATTCATGCGCAGAATCCCGCAGCGACATTCTTTTCACAAGTCCGCAGCCTAAATCCACTTCCTCTGTAATATGATCTGAAATCACACAAGGCAATCCAGATGCCTGTGCTTCCACTAATACA is drawn from Bacillus pumilus and contains these coding sequences:
- a CDS encoding EpsG family protein; its protein translation is MAVYLVNMILVYLWSSFAAFYGRRDDTIQSGWRPNKILVLFPFLFLCIVAGIRYKVGTDFVTYGQMYEFSVNYEKPWHIFGFGVDKAATDPGFTFILWMLNQLSRDPQIMYISVGAITYFFIIKTLIQYGRPFELSMLLFLGTFHYYASFNGMRQYMVAAVLFYAIRLVINGQWKLYFPLVLVCSLFHSSALIMIPVYFIVRTKAWSWMMLVLCMIFLGLTALYDRFVSVFVVMLQGSSYGHYEEWLTTNTNGMNVTKIGVLVLPLLLAFLYRKRLRELTPESDYIVNFCLLGFLFGILATKDVIYARFHIYFGLYQLILLPYFTRIFDQRSNVFIYVGIAVCYILYSIMLMPFDSSVLPYRTIFTK
- a CDS encoding glycosyltransferase family 2 protein, with protein sequence MPAISLLVAVYNTSQYVEQCLQSIADQSFSDIEVILVNDGSTDHSGECLEAFAAQDQRFRVIHQTNQGLGAVRNRGIEEAKGTYIAFIDSDDILAPHYCEALYEKAEMTGADLVVSEYWIQFEQSKRTIPTTLLAERSAEKTSLIEALLHGDITGFSWNKLYRRAFIEEHHIRFPLRGELENIEDQYVTLRCFSLSRSIAFVHEPLYYYRVHLSSIVQRYQKQYFHHGLTFYHAQRLFLKEYDDISLYEKALDFFIVNHTLHCMLNEWKSQNALSIREKLDHMREMVTHEAFLHAVKQVEPSKLTARKRMILFLAKCRLVYPLSAAASSYQKWIEYQTRK